Within Corynebacterium jeddahense, the genomic segment TTGGCGTTCTTGGACTCGACAAAGCCGCCGAGCTTGCCGCGCGCGCCGAGCTCGGTGCCGGGGCGGATGTAGGTGAACGGGCCGACGGTGGCCTCCTCGCCGATGACGCCGAGCTCGCCCTGCGTGCGCACGACCTTCGCGCGGACGCCGACCTCCATGTCGGTCAGTGTGGTGTCAGGGCCGATCTCCGCGCCGTCGCCGATGACGGTGGAGCCCCACAGCTGCGTGTTCGGGTGGATGATCACGTCGCGGCCGATCTCCACCTCGACGCCGATCCAGGTCGTCGCCGGGTCGATGACGGTCGCGCCCGCGCGCATCGCCTTCTCGACGAGCCTCCGGTTGAGCTCCTTGCCCGCCTCGGCGAGCTGCACCCGGTCGTTCACGCCGGCGAGCTCGCGCGCGTCGGGGGCGGTGAAGGCGGCGACCCGGAGGCCGTCGTGACGCGCGATGCCCAAGACATCGGTGATGTAGAACTCGCCCTGGGCGTTGTCGGGGGTGATGCGCTCGAGCGCGCTGCGCAGCACGGCGCCGTCGAACGCGAAGACGCCGGAGTTGACCTCCTTGACCTTGCGCTGCTCGTCGGTGGCGTCCTTCTCCTCGACGATCTCGAGGACGTCGCCCGCCTCGCCGCGGATGATGCGCCCGTAGCCGGTCGGGTCCTCGAAGTCGAGGGAGAGCACCGTCACCGCGGCGTGCTCCTGCTCGTGCTTGTCCACGAGTGCCTCAAGCGTCTCGGGCGTGAGCAGCGGCACGTCGCCGTTGGTGACCACGACGGTGCCGTCGAAGTCCGGGATCGCGGTGAGCCCCACCTGCACGGCGTGCCCGGTGCCGTTCTGCTCCTCCTGGACGGCCTGGCGGATCTCCACCTGCATCTCGTCCGCGATGGCCTCGACGGCGGGGGCGACCTGGTCGCGCTGGTGGCCGACGACGGCCACGAGCTGCGACGGGTGGATCCCGGCGGCGGCGTGCAGCGAGTGGGACAGCAGGCTGCGGCCGCCGATCTCGTGCAGGGTCTTCTGCCGGTCGGACTTCATGCGGGTTCCCGCGCCGGCCGCGAGCACGACGACGGCGCGTTCGGAGTGGTTCGGCACTCGTTTGCTCCTTGGTGTGGGGCTGTAATGACGTGCCCAGCATAACGCCTAGCCGCGCGCGCCCGAGACCTCCTTGAGGTTCGACGCA encodes:
- the glmU gene encoding bifunctional UDP-N-acetylglucosamine diphosphorylase/glucosamine-1-phosphate N-acetyltransferase GlmU; protein product: MKSDRQKTLHEIGGRSLLSHSLHAAAGIHPSQLVAVVGHQRDQVAPAVEAIADEMQVEIRQAVQEEQNGTGHAVQVGLTAIPDFDGTVVVTNGDVPLLTPETLEALVDKHEQEHAAVTVLSLDFEDPTGYGRIIRGEAGDVLEIVEEKDATDEQRKVKEVNSGVFAFDGAVLRSALERITPDNAQGEFYITDVLGIARHDGLRVAAFTAPDARELAGVNDRVQLAEAGKELNRRLVEKAMRAGATVIDPATTWIGVEVEIGRDVIIHPNTQLWGSTVIGDGAEIGPDTTLTDMEVGVRAKVVRTQGELGVIGEEATVGPFTYIRPGTELGARGKLGGFVESKNAKIGEGSKVPHLTYIGDATVGRESNIGASSVFANYDGVNKHHTTIGNYCRTGSDTMFVAPVIIGDGAYTGAGTVVTEDVPAGALAIKEGRQRNIEGWVEKRRPGTEAAEAAKQAREKREG